In the Carassius gibelio isolate Cgi1373 ecotype wild population from Czech Republic chromosome A2, carGib1.2-hapl.c, whole genome shotgun sequence genome, one interval contains:
- the LOC128028562 gene encoding plasmalemma vesicle-associated protein isoform X1, which produces MYNSSYSQASFGLAAKKMRKSKGKSCGYYMKIVFFFSSLIQSLIIASLVLFLVYGQPEHTVEEKRVQELDQSVSKLTMENFILRGKEKNLTKVLNVTLTAKLINDKALAELRKLANISSMTIRNMQVTNSRYEMEKRMTVSRGCPPTFCPDPNDNNRRLQSMLEQSGEMLKLVKANFTQMLAISKAELDNSNKEKDGYHLEAIRLRRDKALLEEELLLYQDKCKNDLVSSLKGIPDVTKEFLKRIDDLFSKHISFQLTCDKQKHQLEDIRENCSSLSREVENKLQSYLDIVGNQFTKLNGENAKYTIENKRLKEDTTWCNQNRSAMNRENRKTLELLQLKNDKDSEKLLLENRRLKGDNNLKENLLSVKEKEIKMLTNTIETLNTSLVNCKPPMRTNPFMNNYGFPNIPHTGGTGLSSTGLSKPNMPWPGTGSTGPAFSSPNGLGSIPRWGSTGSGVTGSLNTAVGATGTISGGLGSTGFGHAGSNPTATGNIGQSGAGMTAFSSTGSSGVGMGKPVIGGAGVGSVGSNTPGFGGTRIPVGGSEISQAQINLHLKELHRYLVPNNSGK; this is translated from the exons ATGTACAACAGTAGTTACTCTCAGGCCAGCTTTGGCTTGGCTGCTAAGAAGATGCGTAAATCAAAAGGCAAGAGCTGTGGTTATTACATGAAGATTGTCTTCTTTTTCTCCTCACTCATCCAGTCTCTGATTATTGCGAGTCTGGTGCTCTTTCTGGTGTACGGACAGCCCGAGCACACGGTGGAGGAAAAGAGGGTGCAGGAGTTGGACCAAAGTGTTAGCAAACTAACGATGGAAAATTTCATTCTCCGTGGGAAAGAAAAGAACCTCACCAAAGTTCTGAACGTCACTCTCACTGCAAAGCTGATCAATGACAAAGCTCTGGCTGAATTACGCAAACTGGCGAACATCTCATCTATGACAATAAGGAACATGCAAGTAACAAAT TCACGATATGAGATGGAAAAAAGAATGACTGTATCTCGTGGATGCCCTCCTACATTTTGTCCAGATCCAAATG acaacAACAGACGGTTGCAAAGTATGCTTGAGCAGTCAGGAGAAATGCTGAAGCTGGTTAAAGCAAACTTTACTCAGATGTTGGCCATTAGTAAAGCTGAGTTGGACAACTCCAACAAAGAAAAGGATGGGTATCACTTGGAAGCAATTAGACTAAGGCGAGACAAGGCTCTCCTTGAAGAAGAGCTCCTCTTGTACCAAGATAAGTGCAAAAATGATCTTGTCAGTTCTTTAAAAGGAATCCCTGATGTCACTAAAGAATTCCTCAAAAGGATCGATGACCTCTtctcaaaacacatttctttccAACTAACATGTGATAAACAAAAACATCAGCTTGAAGATATTCGGGAAAACTGCAGCAGTCTTTCAAGAGAAGTTGAGAACAAGCTCCAGTCATACTTGGACATAGTGGGAAACCAGTTCACAAAACTTAATGGGGAAAATGCCAAATATACGATAGAGAACAAACGCCTGAAAGAGGACACCACTTGGTGCAATCAGAATCGCAGTGCCATGAATCGTGAGAATCGCAAAACTCTTGAGCTACTTCAGCTCAAGAATGACAAAGACAGTGAAAAACTTCTGCTAGAGAATAGAAGGCTTAAAGGAGACAACAACCTGAAAGAAAACCTTCTCTcagtgaaagaaaaagaaattaaaatgctCACAAACACCATTGAGACTCTCAATACTTCACTTGTCAACTGTAAG CCACCAATGCGAACTAACCCATTCATGAACAACTACGGTTTTCCAAACATACCTCATACTGGTGGAACCGGTCTGAGTTCAACAGGCCTGAGCAAACCAAACATGCCATGGCCCGGGACCGGCTCCACTGGGCCAGCATTTTCCAGTCCTAATGGTTTAGGATCCATCCCAAGATGGGGCAGCACAGGATCAGGTGTGACAGGATCTTTAAATACAGCTGTAGGGGCGACAGGGACCATTTCAGGTGGACTGGGCAGCACAGGATTTGGCCATGCTGGATCAAACCCTACTGCAACTGGCAATATAGGACAAAGTGGAGCAGGGATGACAGCCTTCAGCAGTACAGGATCAAGTGGAGTAGGGATGGGAAAACCAGTGATTGGAGGTGCAGGTGTTGGCTCAGTTGGGTCTAACACACCTGGATTTGGAGGAACAAGAATACCAGTTGGTGGGAGTGAAATAAGCCAAG CACAGATAAATCTCCATTTGAAGGAGCTGCATCGTTATTTAGTCCCAAATAACTCAGGGAAGTGA
- the LOC128028562 gene encoding uncharacterized protein LOC128028562 isoform X5 — translation MMFLAACTMTGSSVMIFYSGLPKSYIYQSLIIASLVLFLVYGQPEHTVEEKRVQELDQSVSKLTMENFILRGKEKNLTKVLNVTLTAKLINDKALAELRKLANISSMTIRNMQVTNSRYEMEKRMTVSRGCPPTFCPDPNDNNRRLQSMLEQSGEMLKLVKANFTQMLAISKAELDNSNKEKDGYHLEAIRLRRDKALLEEELLLYQDKCKNDLVSSLKGIPDVTKEFLKRIDDLFSKHISFQLTCDKQKHQLEDIRENCSSLSREVENKLQSYLDIVGNQFTKLNGENAKYTIENKRLKEDTTWCNQNRSAMNRENRKTLELLQLKNDKDSEKLLLENRRLKGDNNLKENLLSVKEKEIKMLTNTIETLNTSLVNCKPPMRTNPFMNNYGFPNIPHTGGTGLSSTGLSKPNMPWPGTGSTGPAFSSPNGLGSIPRWGSTGSGVTGSLNTAVGATGTISGGLGSTGFGHAGSNPTATGNIGQSGAGMTAFSSTGSSGVGMGKPVIGGAGVGSVGSNTPGFGGTRIPVGGSEISQAQINLHLKELHRYLVPNNSGK, via the exons ATGATGTTTTTAGCAGCGTGTACCATGACAGGGTCGTCCGTGATGATATTTTACAGCGGCTTGCCCAAGAGCTACATTTATCAG TCTCTGATTATTGCGAGTCTGGTGCTCTTTCTGGTGTACGGACAGCCCGAGCACACGGTGGAGGAAAAGAGGGTGCAGGAGTTGGACCAAAGTGTTAGCAAACTAACGATGGAAAATTTCATTCTCCGTGGGAAAGAAAAGAACCTCACCAAAGTTCTGAACGTCACTCTCACTGCAAAGCTGATCAATGACAAAGCTCTGGCTGAATTACGCAAACTGGCGAACATCTCATCTATGACAATAAGGAACATGCAAGTAACAAAT TCACGATATGAGATGGAAAAAAGAATGACTGTATCTCGTGGATGCCCTCCTACATTTTGTCCAGATCCAAATG acaacAACAGACGGTTGCAAAGTATGCTTGAGCAGTCAGGAGAAATGCTGAAGCTGGTTAAAGCAAACTTTACTCAGATGTTGGCCATTAGTAAAGCTGAGTTGGACAACTCCAACAAAGAAAAGGATGGGTATCACTTGGAAGCAATTAGACTAAGGCGAGACAAGGCTCTCCTTGAAGAAGAGCTCCTCTTGTACCAAGATAAGTGCAAAAATGATCTTGTCAGTTCTTTAAAAGGAATCCCTGATGTCACTAAAGAATTCCTCAAAAGGATCGATGACCTCTtctcaaaacacatttctttccAACTAACATGTGATAAACAAAAACATCAGCTTGAAGATATTCGGGAAAACTGCAGCAGTCTTTCAAGAGAAGTTGAGAACAAGCTCCAGTCATACTTGGACATAGTGGGAAACCAGTTCACAAAACTTAATGGGGAAAATGCCAAATATACGATAGAGAACAAACGCCTGAAAGAGGACACCACTTGGTGCAATCAGAATCGCAGTGCCATGAATCGTGAGAATCGCAAAACTCTTGAGCTACTTCAGCTCAAGAATGACAAAGACAGTGAAAAACTTCTGCTAGAGAATAGAAGGCTTAAAGGAGACAACAACCTGAAAGAAAACCTTCTCTcagtgaaagaaaaagaaattaaaatgctCACAAACACCATTGAGACTCTCAATACTTCACTTGTCAACTGTAAG CCACCAATGCGAACTAACCCATTCATGAACAACTACGGTTTTCCAAACATACCTCATACTGGTGGAACCGGTCTGAGTTCAACAGGCCTGAGCAAACCAAACATGCCATGGCCCGGGACCGGCTCCACTGGGCCAGCATTTTCCAGTCCTAATGGTTTAGGATCCATCCCAAGATGGGGCAGCACAGGATCAGGTGTGACAGGATCTTTAAATACAGCTGTAGGGGCGACAGGGACCATTTCAGGTGGACTGGGCAGCACAGGATTTGGCCATGCTGGATCAAACCCTACTGCAACTGGCAATATAGGACAAAGTGGAGCAGGGATGACAGCCTTCAGCAGTACAGGATCAAGTGGAGTAGGGATGGGAAAACCAGTGATTGGAGGTGCAGGTGTTGGCTCAGTTGGGTCTAACACACCTGGATTTGGAGGAACAAGAATACCAGTTGGTGGGAGTGAAATAAGCCAAG CACAGATAAATCTCCATTTGAAGGAGCTGCATCGTTATTTAGTCCCAAATAACTCAGGGAAGTGA
- the LOC128028562 gene encoding uncharacterized protein LOC128028562 isoform X3, producing MNSWVWIQKSKSLIIASLVLFLVYGQPEHTVEEKRVQELDQSVSKLTMENFILRGKEKNLTKVLNVTLTAKLINDKALAELRKLANISSMTIRNMQVTNSRYEMEKRMTVSRGCPPTFCPDPNDNNRRLQSMLEQSGEMLKLVKANFTQMLAISKAELDNSNKEKDGYHLEAIRLRRDKALLEEELLLYQDKCKNDLVSSLKGIPDVTKEFLKRIDDLFSKHISFQLTCDKQKHQLEDIRENCSSLSREVENKLQSYLDIVGNQFTKLNGENAKYTIENKRLKEDTTWCNQNRSAMNRENRKTLELLQLKNDKDSEKLLLENRRLKGDNNLKENLLSVKEKEIKMLTNTIETLNTSLVNCKPPMRTNPFMNNYGFPNIPHTGGTGLSSTGLSKPNMPWPGTGSTGPAFSSPNGLGSIPRWGSTGSGVTGSLNTAVGATGTISGGLGSTGFGHAGSNPTATGNIGQSGAGMTAFSSTGSSGVGMGKPVIGGAGVGSVGSNTPGFGGTRIPVGGSEISQAQINLHLKELHRYLVPNNSGK from the exons ATGAATTCGTGGGTATGGATTCAAAAATCGAag TCTCTGATTATTGCGAGTCTGGTGCTCTTTCTGGTGTACGGACAGCCCGAGCACACGGTGGAGGAAAAGAGGGTGCAGGAGTTGGACCAAAGTGTTAGCAAACTAACGATGGAAAATTTCATTCTCCGTGGGAAAGAAAAGAACCTCACCAAAGTTCTGAACGTCACTCTCACTGCAAAGCTGATCAATGACAAAGCTCTGGCTGAATTACGCAAACTGGCGAACATCTCATCTATGACAATAAGGAACATGCAAGTAACAAAT TCACGATATGAGATGGAAAAAAGAATGACTGTATCTCGTGGATGCCCTCCTACATTTTGTCCAGATCCAAATG acaacAACAGACGGTTGCAAAGTATGCTTGAGCAGTCAGGAGAAATGCTGAAGCTGGTTAAAGCAAACTTTACTCAGATGTTGGCCATTAGTAAAGCTGAGTTGGACAACTCCAACAAAGAAAAGGATGGGTATCACTTGGAAGCAATTAGACTAAGGCGAGACAAGGCTCTCCTTGAAGAAGAGCTCCTCTTGTACCAAGATAAGTGCAAAAATGATCTTGTCAGTTCTTTAAAAGGAATCCCTGATGTCACTAAAGAATTCCTCAAAAGGATCGATGACCTCTtctcaaaacacatttctttccAACTAACATGTGATAAACAAAAACATCAGCTTGAAGATATTCGGGAAAACTGCAGCAGTCTTTCAAGAGAAGTTGAGAACAAGCTCCAGTCATACTTGGACATAGTGGGAAACCAGTTCACAAAACTTAATGGGGAAAATGCCAAATATACGATAGAGAACAAACGCCTGAAAGAGGACACCACTTGGTGCAATCAGAATCGCAGTGCCATGAATCGTGAGAATCGCAAAACTCTTGAGCTACTTCAGCTCAAGAATGACAAAGACAGTGAAAAACTTCTGCTAGAGAATAGAAGGCTTAAAGGAGACAACAACCTGAAAGAAAACCTTCTCTcagtgaaagaaaaagaaattaaaatgctCACAAACACCATTGAGACTCTCAATACTTCACTTGTCAACTGTAAG CCACCAATGCGAACTAACCCATTCATGAACAACTACGGTTTTCCAAACATACCTCATACTGGTGGAACCGGTCTGAGTTCAACAGGCCTGAGCAAACCAAACATGCCATGGCCCGGGACCGGCTCCACTGGGCCAGCATTTTCCAGTCCTAATGGTTTAGGATCCATCCCAAGATGGGGCAGCACAGGATCAGGTGTGACAGGATCTTTAAATACAGCTGTAGGGGCGACAGGGACCATTTCAGGTGGACTGGGCAGCACAGGATTTGGCCATGCTGGATCAAACCCTACTGCAACTGGCAATATAGGACAAAGTGGAGCAGGGATGACAGCCTTCAGCAGTACAGGATCAAGTGGAGTAGGGATGGGAAAACCAGTGATTGGAGGTGCAGGTGTTGGCTCAGTTGGGTCTAACACACCTGGATTTGGAGGAACAAGAATACCAGTTGGTGGGAGTGAAATAAGCCAAG CACAGATAAATCTCCATTTGAAGGAGCTGCATCGTTATTTAGTCCCAAATAACTCAGGGAAGTGA
- the LOC128028584 gene encoding plasmalemma vesicle-associated protein-like — MYNSSYSQASFGLAAKKMRKSKGKSCGYYMKIVFFFSSLIQSLIIASLVLFLVYGQPEHTVEEKRVQELDQSVSKLTMENFILRGKEKNLTKVLNVTLTAKLINDKALAELRKLANISSMTIRNMQVTNSRYEMEKRMTVSRGCPPTFCPDPNDNNRRLQSMLEQSGEMLKLVKANFTQMLAISKAELENSNKEKDGYHLEAIRLRRDKALLEEELLLYQDKCKNDLVSSLKGIPDVTKEFLKRIDDLFSKHISFQLTCDKQKHQLEDIRENCSSLSREVENKLQLYLDIVGNQFTKLNGENAKYTIENKRLKEDTTWCNQNRSAMNRENRKTLELLQLKNDKDSEKLLLENRRLKGDNNLKENLLSVKEKEIKMLTNTIETLNTSLVNCKPPMRTNPFMNNYGFPNIPHTGGTGLSSTGLSKPNMPWPGTGSTGPAFSSPNGLGSIPRWGSTGSGVTGSLNTAVGATGTISGGLGSTGFGHAGSNPTAIGNIGQSGAGMTAFSSTGSSGVGMGKPVIGGASVGSVGSNTPGFGGTRIPVGGSEISQAQINLHLKELHRYLVPNNSGK; from the exons ATGTACAACAGTAGTTACTCTCAGGCCAGCTTTGGCTTGGCTGCTAAGAAGATGCGTAAATCAAAAGGCAAGAGCTGTGGTTATTACATGAAGATTGTCTTCTTTTTCTCCTCACTCATCCAGTCTCTGATTATTGCGAGTCTGGTGCTCTTTCTGGTGTACGGACAGCCCGAGCACACGGTGGAGGAAAAGAGGGTGCAGGAGTTGGACCAAAGTGTTAGCAAACTAACGATGGAAAATTTCATTCTCCGTGGGAAAGAAAAGAACCTCACCAAAGTTCTGAACGTCACTCTCACTGCAAAGCTGATCAATGACAAAGCTCTGGCTGAATTACGCAAACTGGCGAACATCTCATCTATGACAATAAGGAACATGCAAGTAACAAAT TCACGATATGAGATGGAAAAAAGAATGACTGTATCTCGTGGATGCCCTCCTACATTTTGTCCAGATCCAAATG acaacAACAGACGGTTGCAAAGTATGCTTGAGCAGTCAGGAGAAATGCTGAAGCTGGTTAAAGCAAACTTTACTCAGATGTTGGCCATTAGTAAAGCTGAGTTGGAGAACTCCAACAAAGAAAAGGATGGGTATCACTTGGAAGCAATTAGACTAAGGCGAGACAAGGCTCTCCTTGAAGAAGAGCTCCTCTTGTACCAAGATAAGTGCAAAAATGATCTTGTCAGTTCTTTAAAAGGAATCCCTGATGTCACTAAAGAATTCCTCAAAAGGATCGATGACCTCTtctcaaaacacatttctttccAACTAACATGTGATAAACAAAAACATCAGCTTGAAGATATTCGGGAAAACTGCAGCAGTCTTTCAAGAGAAGTTGAGAACAAGCTCCAGTTATACTTGGACATAGTGGGAAACCAGTTCACAAAACTTAATGGGGAAAATGCCAAATATACGATAGAGAACAAACGCCTGAAAGAGGACACCACTTGGTGCAATCAGAATCGCAGTGCCATGAATCGTGAGAATCGCAAAACTCTTGAGCTACTTCAGCTCAAGAATGACAAAGACAGTGAAAAACTTCTGCTAGAGAATAGAAGGCTTAAAGGAGACAACAACCTGAAAGAAAACCTTCTCTcagtgaaagaaaaagaaattaaaatgctCACAAACACCATTGAGACTCTCAATACTTCACTTGTCAACTGTAAG CCACCAATGCGAACTAACCCATTCATGAACAACTACGGTTTTCCAAACATACCTCATACCGGTGGAACCGGTCTGAGTTCAACAGGCCTGAGCAAACCAAACATGCCATGGCCCGGGACCGGCTCCACTGGGCCAGCATTTTCCAGTCCTAATGGTTTAGGATCCATCCCAAGATGGGGCAGCACAGGATCAGGTGTGACAGGATCTTTAAATACAGCTGTAGGGGCGACAGGGACCATTTCAGGTGGACTGGGCAGCACAGGATTTGGCCATGCTGGATCAAACCCTACTGCAATTGGCAATATAGGACAAAGTGGAGCAGGGATGACAGCCTTCAGCAGTACAGGATCAAGTGGAGTAGGGATGGGAAAACCAGTGATTGGAGGTGCAAGTGTTGGCTCAGTTGGGTCTAACACACCTGGATTTGGAGGAACAAGAATACCAGTTGGTGGGAGTGAAATAAGCCAAG CACAGATAAATCTCCATTTGAAGGAGCTGCATCGTTATTTAGTCCCAAATAACTCAGGGAAGTGA